DNA sequence from the uncultured Ilyobacter sp. genome:
GGTCTATTATAACAGTCTTTCCATATCCCCTGATCCATCTAGCAGTCCTTACTATTCCGCTCTCTGGCGAATAGACCCTTGTTCCTATAGAAGCGGCAAGATCTATTCCATTATGTTTAGATCCTTCGGTTCCTGTAATTGGATCAACTCTCCCACCCCAGTTGCTTGTTACTGCAATTTTTTTCAACGGCCACATAAAATCAATATCCTGTGGCTTCTTATAGTAAGTATTAAAAATATCTCTTTCCTGTAAAATTACTTCTCTCACCTGATTATTTGTATCTCTGACTTTTAAGGAAAAGTCTCGCTTTTCTATAGAAGAAGTTTTTTCTGACTCATTTTCCTCGTAGTATGTTAAATTACTCTCTTTTTCGGTATTTTCTGATAAAGGAATCTTTTCTATTTCACCATAG
Encoded proteins:
- a CDS encoding M23 family metallopeptidase; the encoded protein is MRIIAVIGVIFFMSIKGYGEIEKIPLSENTEKESNLTYYEENESEKTSSIEKRDFSLKVRDTNNQVREVILQERDIFNTYYKKPQDIDFMWPLKKIAVTSNWGGRVDPITGTEGSKHNGIDLAASIGTRVYSPESGIVRTARWIRGYGKTVIIDHGDGYSTRFAHLSSYNVKENDFVDRGSFIARTGNTGRSTGPHLHYEIRYEEEPLNPAEILGLKTTD